A window of Clostridia bacterium contains these coding sequences:
- a CDS encoding alpha-galactosidase, translating to MISFKDNIFHLDTVNTSYVFKITKFGHLQSIYYGRKISHLDDYDALIEKNSIIYGSSVLYSKDDPLYCLDHIPQEYTTVGKGDYRATAIEIKMPDKSYICDFTYDTHNIIDGILPIKTSKMPQAIGQNDVKTLEITMSDKVSSVELKLIYTIFYETDVITRRAILINNNSEPLYIRKIMSFNLDMACGDQYQMSTFDGSWIKERTKHTRQLTCGQFINSSITGNSSNRHNPLVILSENETDQNNGSCYGFNLVYSGNHYTLVEVSPHNQLRIMSGINPHCFEWELNNGDIFETPEAVLSYSDKGFNGLSNNMHNFIREHIVRGYWAKKERPILINSWEAMYMDFNHHKLLNLAKTAAKLGIELFVLDDGWFGKRDSDQSSLGDWFENTHKLKKGLKGLASSINKLGMMFGLWFEPEMVNQKSDLYTLHPDWAIKAPNRTPLEGRNQYVLDLCKKEVREYIIKAVSDVLKSANIEYVKWDMNRNITDMYSYAISNQGEFFHRYILGLYEILDCITSSFPKVLFESCASGGNRFDLGMLCFMPQIWTSDNTDGFSRLSIQEGTSYGYPVNTMGAHIGSYPSHQTLRKVPLETRFNVSSFGTLGYEINLNALSPIELKTIKKQIDYYKQHRALLQFGDFYRLDDIFEDMAGGTAWMIINKERTEAIIGQFEGVVKPNQQSRTLKAMHIKDGIYVIETRQQSINIKLFGDLINHVSPIKIKGDGILHNFLGNHFDIKSEEEKYIADASAINLGKVQLKQNFVGTGYNKEIKLLTDFDSRLYHIKLRA from the coding sequence ATGATAAGTTTTAAAGACAATATTTTTCATCTTGATACTGTAAATACGAGTTATGTCTTTAAGATAACCAAGTTTGGACATCTTCAAAGCATTTATTATGGCAGAAAAATAAGTCATCTAGATGATTATGACGCCTTAATAGAAAAAAATTCTATTATTTACGGCAGTTCGGTATTATACAGTAAAGATGACCCTTTATATTGTCTAGACCACATTCCGCAAGAATACACAACAGTCGGCAAAGGCGATTATAGGGCAACTGCAATAGAGATAAAGATGCCAGATAAAAGCTATATATGTGATTTTACTTATGACACACATAATATTATAGACGGTATATTGCCTATAAAAACTTCTAAAATGCCGCAAGCTATAGGGCAAAATGATGTCAAAACTCTTGAAATTACTATGTCAGACAAAGTATCTTCAGTTGAATTAAAGCTGATTTATACCATCTTTTATGAAACTGATGTAATTACAAGACGCGCAATTTTGATTAATAATAACTCTGAACCGTTATATATCAGAAAAATAATGAGTTTTAATCTTGATATGGCTTGCGGCGATCAATATCAGATGAGCACCTTTGACGGCAGCTGGATAAAAGAACGTACAAAACATACAAGACAGTTGACATGTGGTCAATTTATCAATAGTTCGATTACAGGCAACAGTTCAAATCGTCATAATCCGCTTGTTATCTTATCAGAAAACGAAACAGATCAAAATAACGGAAGCTGTTATGGTTTTAATTTGGTTTACAGCGGAAATCATTATACACTTGTTGAAGTTTCACCGCATAATCAGTTAAGAATTATGTCTGGCATAAATCCTCATTGTTTTGAATGGGAACTTAATAACGGCGATATTTTTGAAACGCCTGAGGCAGTTTTATCTTATTCGGATAAAGGTTTCAATGGCTTGTCTAACAATATGCATAATTTTATTAGAGAACATATTGTAAGAGGCTATTGGGCTAAAAAAGAACGTCCCATTTTGATTAACAGCTGGGAAGCCATGTATATGGACTTTAATCATCATAAGCTGCTTAATCTTGCAAAAACCGCTGCTAAGCTTGGAATAGAGTTGTTTGTGTTGGATGACGGATGGTTTGGCAAAAGAGATTCTGACCAAAGTTCTTTGGGCGATTGGTTTGAAAATACTCATAAGCTAAAGAAGGGACTCAAAGGATTAGCTAGCAGCATAAACAAACTGGGCATGATGTTTGGACTGTGGTTTGAGCCAGAAATGGTTAATCAGAAAAGCGATTTGTACACCTTACATCCTGATTGGGCAATAAAGGCACCTAATAGAACGCCATTGGAAGGACGAAACCAATATGTTTTAGATTTGTGTAAAAAAGAAGTTAGAGAATATATAATTAAGGCTGTCAGCGATGTTTTAAAAAGTGCCAATATAGAATATGTAAAATGGGACATGAATCGCAATATAACAGACATGTACTCATATGCAATATCAAATCAAGGAGAATTCTTTCATAGGTATATATTGGGGCTGTATGAGATATTAGATTGTATAACTTCATCTTTTCCAAAAGTTTTGTTTGAGTCATGTGCTAGCGGCGGAAACAGATTTGATTTGGGAATGTTATGCTTTATGCCGCAAATATGGACATCAGATAATACAGACGGTTTTAGCCGTCTTAGTATCCAGGAAGGAACAAGCTACGGTTATCCTGTAAATACAATGGGTGCTCATATTGGATCTTATCCATCTCATCAAACATTGAGAAAAGTACCTTTAGAAACGCGTTTTAATGTTTCAAGTTTTGGTACATTGGGATATGAAATTAATCTTAATGCTTTGTCTCCGATAGAATTGAAGACCATAAAAAAGCAAATTGATTATTATAAACAACACAGAGCATTACTACAGTTTGGAGATTTTTATAGACTAGACGACATTTTTGAAGACATGGCAGGCGGTACGGCTTGGATGATTATTAATAAAGAAAGGACAGAAGCCATAATAGGACAATTTGAAGGTGTTGTAAAACCCAATCAACAATCACGCACTTTAAAAGCCATGCATATAAAAGACGGAATTTATGTGATTGAAACAAGACAGCAGAGTATTAATATTAAGCTTTTTGGAGATTTGATTAATCATGTTTCACCTATAAAAATAAAAGGAGATGGCATTTTACATAATTTTTTAGGAAATCATTTTGATATAAAAAGTGAAGAAGAAAAGTATATTGCTGATGCTTCAGCTATTAATTTGGGCAAAGTACAGCTAAAACAAAACTTTGTGGGAACTGGATATAATAAAGAGATAAAACTTCTTACTGATTTTGATTCAAGACTTTATCATATAAAACTTCGTGCATAA
- a CDS encoding glycoside-pentoside-hexuronide (GPH):cation symporter has protein sequence MEQTEKISARNKWSYSIGCIGRDMCYALFSSYLVYFLINAIGVSDWELGVITIIMLIGRIWDAINDPIMGVIVDNTKSRWGKFKPWIILGAVASAGITMLLFTDFGISGVPFLILFAIFYFLFDITFTANDIGYWSMLPSMSTSQKEREKISSLARIFANVGMFLIMGVTPIVINSNIGAIKGFFIIALITSITFILCQLLVIFGVKEKFNPITSRQDKTHFKEILKLIFKNDQLLTIAISILLFNIGYYITTALGIYFFDYDYGDLGDGKAYTVFLVVVAVTQILALAVYPVFSKRLNRKQLFTLSIVLVVLGYIGFMLIGYAFPMNLITLVIIGVILFFGQAFIQLLVLVMLADTIEYGQWKLGKRTESVLFSLNPFITKMASAIQVGVTNLTLIISGISVLANRRSEIEDSFKKGLINAIEKTDQLKNILTDVNDNMLLILRISMIVIPLLCILGCYVIYMTKYKIDTKMYDRIITDLKAGKTKDGYLDNPNSDIENTQNKNNPEK, from the coding sequence ATGGAACAAACCGAAAAGATTTCGGCGAGAAACAAATGGTCTTACAGCATAGGCTGTATAGGCAGGGATATGTGCTATGCACTTTTTAGCTCATATCTTGTTTATTTTTTGATTAACGCCATAGGTGTATCAGATTGGGAATTAGGCGTGATTACTATAATAATGTTGATTGGGCGTATTTGGGATGCAATCAATGACCCTATAATGGGTGTGATCGTAGATAATACAAAGTCTAGATGGGGTAAATTTAAACCTTGGATAATCTTGGGCGCAGTAGCTAGCGCTGGAATAACCATGCTTTTGTTTACCGATTTTGGAATTTCTGGCGTGCCGTTTTTGATTTTATTTGCGATATTTTATTTTTTATTTGATATCACTTTTACGGCCAATGATATCGGTTACTGGTCAATGCTTCCTTCGATGTCAACCAGTCAAAAGGAAAGAGAAAAAATCAGCTCATTGGCCAGAATTTTTGCAAATGTCGGAATGTTTTTAATTATGGGTGTAACACCTATAGTTATAAACAGCAATATTGGCGCTATAAAGGGATTTTTTATAATCGCATTAATTACTTCGATTACTTTTATTTTGTGTCAGCTTTTGGTTATATTCGGCGTTAAAGAAAAATTTAATCCTATAACATCAAGACAGGATAAGACACATTTTAAAGAAATTTTAAAATTAATTTTTAAAAACGATCAGCTTTTGACTATAGCCATTTCAATACTTTTATTTAATATCGGCTATTATATCACTACAGCACTAGGAATTTATTTCTTCGATTATGATTACGGCGATTTGGGAGACGGAAAAGCTTATACTGTATTTTTGGTCGTAGTAGCTGTTACTCAAATCTTGGCATTAGCAGTTTATCCCGTATTTTCTAAACGACTCAATAGAAAACAACTTTTTACTTTATCAATAGTTCTAGTAGTGTTAGGATATATCGGTTTTATGCTGATTGGATATGCTTTCCCGATGAACCTAATAACTCTAGTTATAATAGGTGTAATTTTGTTCTTTGGGCAGGCTTTCATTCAATTGCTTGTTTTAGTAATGCTGGCGGACACAATAGAATATGGACAATGGAAGCTAGGAAAAAGAACAGAAAGTGTTTTGTTTTCACTTAATCCATTTATCACTAAGATGGCAAGTGCGATTCAGGTAGGTGTAACCAATCTTACATTGATTATTTCGGGCATTTCTGTTCTTGCCAACAGAAGATCTGAAATTGAAGATAGTTTCAAAAAAGGTCTTATTAACGCAATAGAAAAAACTGATCAGCTTAAAAATATATTAACTGATGTCAATGACAATATGCTGCTTATTTTGAGAATATCTATGATTGTAATACCTCTCTTATGCATATTGGGATGTTATGTGATTTATATGACAAAATACAAAATTGACACCAAAATGTATGACCGTATCATAACCGATTTAAAAGCTGGCAAGACAAAAGACGGTTATTTGGATAACCCTAATAGCGATATAGAAAACACTCAAAATAAAAATAATCCAGAAAAATAA